The following coding sequences lie in one Corallococcus macrosporus genomic window:
- a CDS encoding DUF2306 domain-containing protein, with the protein MTSTPKAERLVSAALVALSLVPILAGAGRLTELAGGAELTPHNARFFASPLPVVLHVLCASVYCVLGAFQFAPDFRRRRPGWHRVAGRLLVACGLVAGLSGLWMTLFYPRAEGDGELLDGLRLLFGSAMVLSLVLGLTALRRRDVVGHRAWMIRGYAVGVGAGTQVLVTVPWFLIAGTPGELARALLLGAGWVINLAVAERVIRLQPPGGTSPWPSRHSPRRRSTGTAG; encoded by the coding sequence ATGACCTCTACCCCCAAGGCCGAGCGGCTCGTGTCCGCTGCGCTGGTCGCGCTCTCGCTCGTACCCATCCTGGCCGGCGCCGGCCGTCTGACCGAGCTGGCGGGCGGCGCTGAGCTCACGCCGCACAATGCGCGGTTCTTCGCATCGCCCCTGCCGGTGGTGCTGCACGTCCTCTGCGCCAGCGTGTATTGCGTGCTGGGTGCCTTCCAGTTCGCCCCGGACTTCCGCCGTCGGCGGCCCGGCTGGCACCGCGTCGCCGGGCGGCTCCTGGTCGCGTGCGGCCTCGTGGCCGGGCTCTCGGGCTTGTGGATGACGCTGTTCTATCCGCGCGCCGAAGGTGACGGTGAGCTCCTCGACGGCCTGCGGCTCCTGTTCGGCTCGGCGATGGTCCTGTCCCTTGTCCTGGGGCTGACCGCGCTCCGGCGGCGGGACGTTGTGGGCCACCGGGCCTGGATGATTCGAGGCTACGCTGTCGGTGTGGGCGCGGGCACGCAGGTGCTGGTCACCGTGCCCTGGTTCCTCATCGCCGGAACGCCCGGCGAGCTCGCCAGGGCGCTGCTGCTGGGCGCCGGCTGGGTCATCAACCTCGCCGTCGCCGAGCGGGTCATTCGTCTCCAACCCCCAGGAGGGACAAGCCCATGGCCATCGAGACACTCTCCTCGAAGGAGGTCTACCGGAACCGCTGGATGA
- a CDS encoding carotenoid oxygenase family protein has product MTAFDLSRGAGAPVADEIDFVELRVTGDLPRGLDGTLLRNGPNPLRGRFEGNDVLAWWPEAAMLHAISFEDGRAARYRNRWARTRRWADVYAPEQAPHLTDTNPNVNVVLHAGELLALAEGGAPLAITAELDSLGVPRRHAGGGGGMTAHPKVDPLTGELISFRADWRAPWLRYGVADAQGVQRVDVVVDVPAPSMMHDLAITATRSLLLDLNVGYDFSMLKQGHRMPLRWYDDRPARIGVIPRHGGDVRWFGIEPCFILHVVNAYDRDEACVVLDAIRYPWYLRLDASTGRLADNPVAMLWRYVIDTANGRVDEGPLTDGGLELPRINESRTGRRYRYLYATEQPTSAEMRGVVRFDVERGATTRYAVPAGDQNSEPVFVPRPGGVDEDDGWLMVMVYRAATDSSDLVILDARAIHEEPVATVHLPRRVPAGFHGAWVPRAR; this is encoded by the coding sequence ATGACCGCATTCGATTTGAGCCGTGGCGCGGGCGCTCCGGTTGCCGACGAGATCGACTTCGTCGAACTGCGTGTCACGGGGGACCTCCCGCGCGGACTCGACGGAACGCTGCTGCGCAACGGGCCGAACCCCCTGCGCGGCCGCTTCGAGGGCAACGACGTGCTGGCGTGGTGGCCGGAAGCGGCGATGCTGCACGCGATCTCATTCGAGGACGGCCGCGCGGCCCGCTACCGGAACCGCTGGGCGCGCACGCGCCGGTGGGCTGACGTGTACGCGCCCGAGCAGGCGCCGCATCTGACTGACACCAACCCGAACGTGAACGTGGTGCTGCACGCGGGCGAATTGCTGGCGTTGGCGGAGGGTGGGGCGCCGCTCGCGATTACCGCCGAGCTCGATTCGCTCGGCGTACCCCGACGGCACGCAGGGGGCGGTGGCGGGATGACCGCGCATCCGAAGGTCGATCCGCTGACGGGCGAGCTCATCTCGTTTCGCGCGGACTGGCGCGCACCGTGGCTGCGCTATGGCGTCGCGGACGCGCAGGGCGTGCAGCGCGTCGACGTCGTCGTCGACGTGCCGGCGCCGTCAATGATGCACGACCTCGCGATCACCGCGACCCGCAGCCTGCTGCTCGACCTGAACGTCGGGTACGACTTCTCGATGCTGAAGCAGGGCCACCGGATGCCGTTGCGCTGGTACGACGACCGGCCGGCGCGCATCGGCGTGATTCCGAGGCACGGCGGCGACGTGCGCTGGTTTGGCATCGAGCCTTGCTTCATCCTGCACGTCGTCAACGCGTATGACCGCGACGAAGCGTGTGTCGTGCTCGATGCGATCCGCTACCCGTGGTACCTGCGGCTCGACGCGAGCACGGGCAGGCTCGCCGACAATCCTGTCGCCATGCTGTGGCGCTACGTGATCGATACGGCGAACGGCCGGGTCGACGAAGGGCCGCTCACCGATGGCGGACTCGAACTGCCGCGCATCAACGAGAGCCGTACCGGGCGCCGGTACCGTTACCTGTATGCGACCGAGCAGCCGACCTCCGCTGAAATGCGCGGTGTGGTCCGCTTCGATGTCGAGCGGGGCGCGACGACGCGCTACGCGGTGCCGGCCGGTGACCAGAACAGCGAGCCCGTTTTCGTGCCGCGCCCGGGAGGCGTCGACGAGGACGACGGCTGGCTGATGGTGATGGTGTATCGCGCGGCGACGGACTCCAGCGACCTCGTCATCCTCGACGCGCGCGCGATCCACGAGGAGCCCGTCGCGACCGTTCACCTGCCGCGTCGGGTGCCAGCCGGCTTTCACGGCGCGTGGGTTCCGAGGGCACGCTGA
- a CDS encoding family 43 glycosylhydrolase — MLAVLSATACKNDPVKPPGEPVVEEPPPPPPPPPPPPPPPPPGPVTKSFTNPLRIAAPEGGRVETCADPTIIRGQQQGDAGWYMYCTTDPLNDQDKDSAGRYRRHLIPTLQSYDLVSWTYVGDAFSAPPAWAKPETALWAPEITFFGGKYYLYYTVVDTRAGGSAIGVATSASPMGPWTHADQATVEPHDAPCCKGERRWVFDPEVIIAADGARYIYYGSYFGGISVRQLSEDGLTSVAASQVEVTIPNRYEAANVIKHGDYYYLLGSSTNCCNGPLSGYSVFAGRSLSPLGPFVDREGVPLTAGRVGGTPVLSLNGNRWVGPGHNTFLTDLGGQDWILYHAIDTANPYMAPTENGDLLPRRPVLMDALDWVDEWPVARGGQGPSDTEQPAPAGEAENTKSRYTMVPAKQDEPGALIPAASDEFTGTVLGGQWTWVRPPPPSDFALEDGTFRFNTQAADLFEDVDNASILWEQAPAGNYLVETKLKMNLPPEGCCHNYVQAGLVLHSDEDNYVKLVQFSYWDTRQVAFAKEVGPGVPARYPRYGETAGGPADETLWLRVARRIVGQEESFTAYSSRDGSHWSRAGTWAHKLGTGARIGLVSQAGAGFVANFDHVRVYELKD, encoded by the coding sequence ATGCTCGCAGTGCTGAGTGCCACGGCGTGCAAGAACGACCCGGTGAAGCCGCCAGGCGAGCCGGTGGTGGAAGAACCGCCGCCGCCCCCTCCTCCGCCGCCCCCTCCCCCACCGCCCCCGCCGCCCGGGCCCGTCACGAAGAGCTTCACCAATCCCTTGCGGATCGCGGCCCCCGAGGGTGGGCGTGTCGAGACGTGCGCGGACCCCACGATCATCCGCGGTCAGCAGCAGGGCGACGCGGGCTGGTACATGTACTGTACGACCGACCCCCTCAACGATCAGGACAAGGACTCGGCGGGCCGCTACAGAAGGCACCTGATCCCCACCCTCCAATCCTATGACCTGGTGAGCTGGACCTACGTCGGAGACGCGTTCTCCGCGCCTCCGGCCTGGGCAAAGCCGGAGACGGCGCTCTGGGCGCCTGAAATCACCTTCTTCGGCGGTAAATACTATCTGTATTACACGGTGGTGGACACGCGGGCCGGCGGCAGCGCCATTGGCGTGGCCACGAGCGCCAGCCCGATGGGGCCCTGGACCCATGCCGACCAGGCCACCGTGGAGCCCCATGACGCGCCCTGCTGCAAGGGCGAGCGCCGGTGGGTGTTCGATCCCGAGGTGATCATCGCCGCCGACGGTGCCAGGTATATCTATTACGGGAGCTATTTCGGCGGCATCTCCGTGCGCCAGCTCTCGGAGGATGGCCTGACTTCGGTTGCCGCCTCGCAGGTGGAGGTCACCATCCCCAACCGTTACGAGGCCGCCAACGTCATCAAGCACGGGGACTACTATTATCTGCTTGGCTCCTCGACGAACTGCTGCAACGGGCCGCTCAGCGGCTACAGCGTGTTCGCCGGGCGCTCCCTGAGTCCGCTGGGTCCCTTCGTGGATCGCGAGGGTGTCCCGCTGACCGCGGGCCGCGTGGGTGGCACCCCGGTGCTCAGCCTCAATGGCAACCGCTGGGTGGGCCCGGGCCACAACACGTTCCTCACGGACCTGGGCGGCCAGGACTGGATTCTCTATCACGCCATTGACACCGCGAATCCCTACATGGCTCCGACAGAGAATGGCGATCTGCTCCCCAGGCGCCCGGTGTTGATGGATGCGCTGGACTGGGTGGACGAATGGCCCGTGGCGCGCGGCGGCCAGGGGCCCTCGGACACCGAGCAGCCCGCGCCAGCGGGCGAGGCGGAGAACACGAAGAGCCGCTACACGATGGTGCCGGCGAAGCAGGACGAGCCCGGCGCGCTCATCCCCGCGGCCTCGGATGAGTTCACCGGCACGGTGCTCGGCGGGCAGTGGACCTGGGTGCGCCCGCCTCCTCCGTCCGACTTCGCGCTGGAGGATGGCACCTTCCGCTTCAACACCCAGGCGGCCGACCTCTTCGAGGATGTCGACAACGCCTCCATCCTCTGGGAGCAGGCCCCCGCCGGAAACTACCTGGTCGAGACGAAGCTCAAGATGAACCTGCCTCCGGAGGGCTGCTGCCACAACTACGTCCAGGCGGGCCTCGTCCTCCACAGCGACGAGGACAACTACGTGAAGCTCGTTCAGTTCTCGTACTGGGATACGCGCCAGGTCGCCTTCGCGAAGGAAGTGGGCCCGGGCGTGCCCGCGCGCTACCCGCGCTACGGCGAGACCGCGGGAGGCCCGGCCGATGAGACGCTGTGGCTGCGGGTGGCCCGGCGCATCGTGGGGCAGGAGGAGTCCTTCACCGCGTACTCCAGCCGGGACGGCAGCCACTGGAGCCGCGCGGGGACGTGGGCGCACAAGCTGGGAACAGGGGCGCGCATCGGCCTGGTGTCCCAGGCGGGAGCTGGCTTCGTCGCCAACTTCGACCATGTCCGCGTCTACGAACTGAAGGACTGA
- a CDS encoding LysR family transcriptional regulator, with protein sequence MDWRSVKFDWNRARAFLVTAEEGSLTAAARALGMAQPTLGRQVSALEDELGVVLFERVGRSLSLTPSGRELLDHVRAMGDAAGRVSLVAGGQSQSITGLVRISANEIYSAFLLPPIVEKLRREAPGVEIELVATNTAVDLRRREADIALRNFRPTQPDLIATRLRDDPMRLYAATGYLASIGNPRTPKALSRADFIGLGGTDAMLHGLNGLGLSLTQRNFPVLTGNHLVHWEMVKRGIGVGVAPERVGDTEPRVRRALPSLTPLLLPIWLTTHRELNTSKRIRRVFDLLATELGR encoded by the coding sequence ATGGATTGGCGGTCGGTCAAGTTCGACTGGAATCGAGCGCGGGCTTTTCTGGTCACCGCGGAGGAGGGCTCGCTCACGGCGGCGGCGCGTGCGCTCGGAATGGCGCAGCCGACACTCGGGCGTCAGGTGAGCGCGCTCGAGGACGAGCTGGGCGTGGTCCTGTTCGAGCGTGTGGGACGGAGCCTCTCTCTGACGCCGAGCGGGCGCGAGCTGCTCGACCACGTTCGAGCCATGGGCGACGCCGCGGGACGCGTCTCGCTCGTGGCCGGCGGACAGTCGCAGAGCATCACCGGGCTGGTCCGCATCTCGGCCAACGAGATCTACTCGGCGTTCCTGCTGCCACCCATCGTGGAGAAGCTCCGGCGTGAAGCGCCGGGCGTCGAAATCGAGCTTGTCGCAACCAACACCGCGGTCGATCTGCGCAGGCGGGAGGCGGACATCGCCCTCCGGAACTTCCGCCCCACCCAGCCCGACCTCATCGCCACGAGGCTCAGGGACGACCCGATGCGGCTGTATGCCGCGACCGGCTACCTTGCGAGCATCGGCAACCCACGGACGCCGAAGGCACTGAGCCGCGCCGACTTCATCGGGCTTGGCGGAACGGACGCCATGCTCCACGGGCTGAACGGGCTGGGCTTGAGCCTGACGCAACGGAACTTCCCGGTGCTGACGGGGAACCACCTCGTGCACTGGGAGATGGTCAAGCGGGGCATCGGCGTGGGCGTCGCTCCCGAGCGCGTGGGCGACACCGAGCCGCGGGTCCGGCGGGCCCTCCCCAGCCTCACCCCGTTGCTCCTTCCCATCTGGCTGACGACCCACCGCGAGCTGAACACCAGCAAGCGCATCCGGCGGGTGTTCGATCTGCTCGCGACCGAACTCGGGAGGTGA
- a CDS encoding glycoside hydrolase family 43 protein: MSIRYRNPVHPTYFADPFVLRTGSGYVAYGTGKVVDGRPFEVLTSPDLVHWTSVGGALEPLPPEQGTDYWAPEVAEHEGRWWMYYSVGFEDRGHHLRVAVADTPTGPFRDQGVNLTPNERFAIDASPFRDDDGTWYLFHARDVLEGARVGTMLAVDVLDGMTALRGGPRTMLTPSDDWQIYQRQRPMYGQVYDWHTLEGPSVVKRHGRYWCFYSGGSWLTPSYGVAYAVADHPLGPWTEPKGVPPLLRTVPGRVIGPGHNSVVVGPDGQDVMVYHAWDVGQTARRMCIDPIVWTPEGPRVLGPTDDDIELPRR; encoded by the coding sequence ATGTCGATCCGTTATCGCAATCCTGTTCATCCCACCTATTTCGCGGACCCGTTCGTGTTGCGCACGGGGAGTGGATACGTCGCCTATGGCACCGGGAAGGTCGTCGATGGACGCCCCTTCGAGGTGCTCACCTCCCCTGACCTCGTGCACTGGACCTCGGTGGGCGGCGCACTCGAGCCGCTGCCGCCCGAGCAGGGCACGGACTACTGGGCGCCGGAGGTCGCGGAGCACGAGGGGCGCTGGTGGATGTATTACTCGGTGGGGTTCGAGGACCGGGGCCATCACCTGCGCGTCGCGGTCGCGGACACGCCCACGGGCCCTTTCCGGGACCAGGGCGTCAACCTGACCCCGAACGAGCGGTTCGCCATCGACGCCTCGCCGTTCCGGGATGACGACGGGACCTGGTACCTCTTCCACGCCCGGGACGTGCTGGAGGGAGCACGCGTCGGAACGATGCTCGCGGTCGACGTGCTCGACGGGATGACGGCCCTGCGCGGGGGACCGCGCACGATGCTCACGCCGTCGGATGACTGGCAGATCTACCAGCGTCAGCGCCCGATGTACGGCCAGGTCTACGACTGGCACACGCTGGAGGGGCCGTCCGTCGTGAAACGGCACGGGCGGTACTGGTGCTTCTACTCGGGAGGCTCCTGGCTCACTCCGTCGTATGGCGTCGCGTATGCCGTCGCCGACCACCCGCTCGGCCCGTGGACGGAGCCCAAGGGCGTACCGCCGCTGCTGCGCACGGTCCCCGGTCGCGTCATCGGGCCCGGGCACAACAGCGTCGTCGTCGGGCCAGACGGCCAGGACGTGATGGTCTACCACGCGTGGGACGTGGGCCAGACGGCACGGCGGATGTGCATCGACCCCATCGTGTGGACGCCGGAAGGTCCGCGGGTGCTCGGCCCGACGGATGACGACATCGAGCTGCCAAGGCGTTGA
- a CDS encoding putative metal-binding motif-containing protein produces the protein MALYDRYDAGSYSNVKQCTPLTGDSDLDGYVSTSYGGDDCNDNDASIHPGATETPGDGIDQDCDGSDLPAVVDSDGDGVADDVDNCPAVPNPDQTDTDQDGVGDACT, from the coding sequence GTGGCCCTCTACGATCGCTATGACGCGGGCTCCTACAGCAACGTGAAGCAGTGCACCCCCCTGACCGGTGACTCCGACCTGGATGGGTATGTGTCGACCAGCTACGGCGGCGACGACTGCAACGACAACGACGCCAGCATCCACCCGGGAGCCACCGAGACGCCGGGAGACGGCATCGACCAGGATTGCGACGGCTCCGACCTGCCCGCCGTCGTGGATTCGGATGGTGATGGCGTCGCGGACGACGTCGACAACTGCCCCGCCGTGCCCAATCCCGACCAGACCGACACAGACCAGGACGGGGTGGGCGACGCCTGCACGTAG
- a CDS encoding CHAT domain-containing tetratricopeptide repeat protein, protein MVVLALGCAARMPAEGGQQEARLSEARKAYVRMLELYGAGRYAEALAQGEHALVLQEAVLGSMHPEVADCLNRLGVFYQLQGDFGRAEPLLRRGLAIREATLLETAGSRYALGHSTALESYSRAPQLHANESRFEVAAIHTGGMTESIQFEQSLIAPFGNQQLSSTVEFYQEPGFAPQDKVLGRNRTAVAESLDNLANLYQEQGLYSRAEPLYVRALGLWEETFGKDHPAFADSLNNLALLYRQQGLYGQAEPLYVRALALREAALGGSHPHVAASLSNLATLYQDQGLYGQAEPLYVRALAIRETTLGRNHPSVAASLSNLATLYQDQGLYGRAEPLFVRALAIREAAPGKSPLELAALLNNLASLYLAQGRHGQAEPLYVRALAICEGTLGKRHPHIAALLNNLATLHRNQGQDDPAERLYLRALSIWEDAFGPHHPDVAGSLNNLATLYRDQGRYSRAEPLYRRALAIRESVLGKNHPDLAASLNSLAVLQLAQHRLDAAVPLFTRAFVVSEQRLRKEALDFSEARLASFLQLLRTDEERLYALLRAHPESADVRRLALSAALLLKGRSVEETADISRAVYRSLGAEERGTFKQLRGLRTQLASLSLHGPGTLSLRAYQQQLQALAEQGDALEATLARRSAPLRTLAALPAPADIVDRVAAALPGDGALVEFLTYEDRPLVPGAGAPGSQLRCLALVLLPDASLRAVDLGPAGPLEAAASRLRDALASRDAAFQSHAQALYRLAFQPLLALLGKAHRLFLSPDGQLSLVPFAALHDGERFLVDAYDFTYLTSGKDLLSRLQQLQPASSVVVLADPAFNTPLPVPAAVAVGIPERAERSFSSRSQELASRDWNLVPLPGSRQEAEAIQRLFPQAQLFLGPEATKERLLHLTRPGILHLATHGFFLDDDVAAVGSRAVAHFGALGENALASRAPDPLLRAGLLFAGANARTPAMASTSGAPPDSALVTALELAGLDLWGTQLVVLSACDTGRGDVRRGQGVYGLRRAFLVAGAETVVTSLWKVDDQTTSALMEAYYRNLLAGQGRAAALREAMRKLRAARPHPHYWAPFLVLGREAPLRWLTSELHSVR, encoded by the coding sequence ATGGTGGTGCTGGCCCTGGGCTGTGCCGCGAGAATGCCTGCGGAAGGGGGGCAGCAAGAGGCACGGCTGAGCGAGGCTCGGAAGGCCTATGTCCGGATGCTGGAGCTCTACGGCGCGGGCAGGTACGCGGAGGCCCTGGCGCAGGGCGAACATGCACTCGTGCTGCAAGAGGCGGTGCTCGGGAGCATGCATCCCGAAGTCGCCGACTGTTTGAACCGGCTCGGCGTGTTCTACCAACTCCAGGGAGACTTCGGCCGGGCGGAGCCCCTGCTACGACGCGGGCTTGCCATTCGAGAAGCGACCCTTCTGGAAACCGCTGGCTCGCGCTACGCCCTCGGCCACTCCACGGCCCTGGAGTCATACAGCCGGGCCCCGCAGCTCCACGCGAATGAGTCCAGGTTCGAGGTCGCGGCCATTCACACTGGCGGGATGACCGAATCAATCCAGTTCGAGCAGTCCCTGATTGCTCCTTTCGGGAACCAACAACTGTCCAGCACTGTCGAATTCTACCAGGAGCCGGGGTTCGCTCCTCAGGACAAGGTCCTTGGCAGGAACCGGACTGCCGTCGCCGAGTCCCTCGACAATCTCGCCAATCTCTATCAAGAGCAGGGATTGTACAGTCGGGCGGAACCGCTCTACGTGCGCGCGCTCGGTCTCTGGGAGGAGACGTTCGGCAAGGACCACCCCGCCTTCGCGGATTCTCTCAACAATCTGGCGCTGCTCTACCGGCAGCAGGGATTGTACGGCCAGGCGGAGCCGCTGTATGTGCGCGCGCTGGCCCTCCGGGAAGCGGCCCTCGGTGGGAGCCACCCGCACGTCGCGGCATCGCTCAGCAACCTGGCCACCCTCTACCAGGACCAGGGCTTGTACGGTCAGGCGGAGCCACTGTACGTGCGCGCGCTTGCCATTCGGGAGACGACGCTTGGCAGGAACCATCCCAGCGTCGCGGCATCGCTCAGCAACCTGGCCACCCTCTACCAGGACCAGGGCTTGTACGGCCGGGCGGAGCCGCTGTTCGTGCGCGCGCTGGCCATACGGGAAGCGGCCCCTGGCAAGAGCCCTCTCGAACTCGCCGCACTGCTCAACAACCTCGCCAGCCTCTACCTCGCCCAGGGGAGGCATGGCCAGGCGGAGCCGCTGTACGTGCGCGCGCTGGCCATCTGCGAGGGGACACTCGGCAAGCGGCATCCCCATATCGCGGCCTTGCTGAACAACCTGGCCACCCTCCATCGGAACCAGGGACAGGACGACCCGGCGGAGCGGCTCTACCTGCGAGCCCTCTCGATTTGGGAGGACGCCTTCGGCCCCCATCATCCCGATGTCGCCGGTTCGCTGAACAACCTGGCCACCCTCTACCGGGACCAGGGGCGGTACAGCCGGGCCGAGCCGCTCTACCGACGCGCGCTTGCCATCCGGGAGTCGGTGCTCGGCAAGAACCATCCGGACCTCGCCGCTTCGCTCAACAGCCTGGCCGTCCTCCAGCTGGCTCAACACCGCCTGGACGCGGCCGTTCCGTTGTTCACGCGCGCCTTCGTCGTGTCCGAGCAGCGCCTTCGCAAGGAGGCGCTGGATTTCTCCGAAGCGCGGCTCGCCAGCTTCCTCCAGTTGCTGCGCACCGACGAGGAGCGCCTCTATGCACTGCTGCGCGCGCACCCGGAGTCCGCCGACGTCCGGCGCCTGGCCCTGAGCGCCGCGCTGCTCCTCAAGGGGCGCTCCGTCGAGGAGACCGCCGACATCTCCCGCGCGGTCTACCGGAGCCTGGGCGCGGAGGAGCGCGGCACCTTCAAGCAGTTGCGCGGACTGCGTACCCAACTGGCGAGCCTCTCACTGCACGGGCCCGGCACGCTCTCCCTGAGGGCGTATCAGCAGCAGCTTCAGGCCCTCGCGGAGCAGGGGGATGCTCTCGAAGCCACCCTCGCCCGGCGCTCGGCTCCGCTGCGCACGCTGGCCGCGCTGCCCGCTCCCGCCGACATCGTCGACCGCGTCGCCGCGGCCCTCCCTGGGGACGGCGCCCTGGTGGAGTTCCTCACCTACGAGGACCGCCCCCTCGTGCCAGGGGCCGGTGCTCCCGGTTCCCAGCTGCGGTGCCTGGCGCTGGTGCTCCTGCCCGACGCGAGCCTTCGCGCCGTCGACCTGGGCCCCGCCGGCCCCCTCGAAGCAGCCGCCTCACGGCTGCGGGACGCCCTGGCCAGCCGGGATGCCGCCTTCCAGTCCCACGCCCAGGCGCTCTACCGGCTCGCGTTCCAGCCGCTGCTTGCGTTGTTGGGGAAGGCCCACCGTCTCTTCCTTTCACCGGATGGGCAGCTGTCCCTGGTCCCCTTCGCCGCCCTGCACGACGGCGAGCGGTTCCTCGTGGACGCCTATGACTTCACCTATCTCACCTCCGGCAAGGATCTGCTGTCCCGGCTCCAGCAGCTCCAGCCGGCTTCTTCCGTGGTCGTCCTGGCGGACCCTGCATTCAACACGCCGCTCCCGGTGCCTGCCGCGGTCGCGGTGGGGATTCCGGAGCGAGCCGAGCGCTCCTTCTCGTCGCGGAGTCAGGAACTGGCGAGCCGGGACTGGAACCTCGTCCCCTTGCCAGGATCCCGGCAGGAGGCGGAGGCCATCCAGCGCCTGTTCCCGCAGGCCCAGCTCTTCCTGGGGCCGGAGGCGACCAAGGAGCGGCTGCTGCACCTGACCCGTCCCGGCATCCTCCACCTGGCCACTCACGGCTTCTTCCTGGATGACGACGTCGCTGCCGTCGGCTCCCGCGCCGTCGCCCACTTCGGCGCGCTGGGGGAGAACGCGCTCGCTTCCCGCGCGCCGGATCCCCTGCTGCGGGCGGGCCTGCTCTTCGCGGGCGCGAATGCGCGGACGCCCGCCATGGCAAGTACCTCGGGGGCTCCACCTGATAGCGCGCTGGTGACGGCGCTGGAGTTGGCGGGGCTGGACCTGTGGGGCACACAGTTGGTGGTCCTCTCCGCCTGCGACACCGGCCGGGGCGACGTCCGCCGGGGGCAGGGCGTGTATGGGCTGCGGCGGGCCTTCCTCGTGGCCGGCGCCGAGACCGTGGTCACCAGCCTGTGGAAGGTGGATGACCAGACGACGAGCGCATTGATGGAGGCCTACTACCGTAACCTGCTGGCGGGGCAGGGGAGGGCCGCCGCGCTGCGCGAGGCCATGCGCAAGCTCCGGGCCGCCCGGCCCCATCCGCACTACTGGGCCCCCTTCCTCGTGCTGGGCAGGGAGGCCCCTTTGCGTTGGCTCACATCCGAACTCCATTCAGTTCGATGA
- a CDS encoding glycoside hydrolase family 43 protein, giving the protein MSGIGSASFRGLLTAALVLNGCATKSETPPRADVPFAPVFRANFPDPFILEHDGRYLAYATNDGANVQMAASTDLMNWRLLTEEGASGRKHDAMPVLPPWAKEGFTWAPEVLKTDAGFVLYFTARHAASGLQCIGAATSQDPLGPFTSEATEPLVCQQALGGTIDASPFRAPDGQLYLYFKNDGNHSAFNKPTELFAQRLSPDGLSLVGEPVSLVRNDKPWERHVVEAPTMVERGGAYVLFFSAGDYGWQDSERVSSYAIGYATCEGPLGPCVDAPTNPFLASTSQPCLSGPGHQTVFQAGGQDLIAFHSWSATPSCAPAKQGRFMHIAQLTWQDSVPRITPLAPR; this is encoded by the coding sequence TTGTCCGGCATCGGTAGCGCATCGTTTCGCGGCCTTCTCACCGCGGCCCTGGTCCTGAATGGCTGTGCCACGAAGAGCGAGACGCCCCCACGGGCCGACGTCCCCTTCGCGCCCGTGTTCCGGGCCAACTTCCCGGACCCGTTCATCCTCGAGCACGACGGGCGCTATCTGGCCTATGCGACGAATGACGGCGCCAACGTGCAGATGGCGGCCTCCACCGACCTGATGAACTGGCGGCTGCTCACGGAGGAGGGCGCGTCCGGGCGCAAGCACGACGCCATGCCGGTCCTGCCCCCCTGGGCGAAGGAAGGCTTCACCTGGGCCCCCGAGGTGCTGAAGACCGACGCCGGCTTCGTGCTCTATTTCACCGCGCGCCACGCGGCCAGCGGCCTGCAGTGCATTGGCGCCGCGACCAGCCAGGATCCGCTCGGGCCCTTCACGTCGGAGGCGACAGAGCCCCTCGTCTGTCAGCAGGCGCTCGGTGGCACCATCGACGCGAGCCCCTTCCGGGCCCCGGACGGGCAGCTCTACCTGTACTTCAAGAATGACGGGAACCACTCCGCCTTCAACAAGCCGACGGAGCTCTTCGCCCAGCGGCTGTCCCCTGACGGACTCAGCCTCGTAGGCGAGCCCGTGTCGCTCGTGCGCAATGACAAACCCTGGGAGCGGCACGTGGTGGAGGCGCCCACCATGGTGGAGCGGGGCGGCGCCTACGTGCTGTTCTTCTCCGCCGGTGACTATGGCTGGCAGGACTCCGAGCGCGTGTCGAGCTATGCCATCGGCTACGCCACCTGCGAGGGACCGCTGGGCCCCTGCGTGGATGCGCCCACCAATCCGTTCCTCGCCAGCACGTCCCAGCCCTGCCTCAGCGGGCCCGGTCATCAGACCGTGTTCCAGGCCGGCGGCCAGGACCTGATCGCCTTCCACTCCTGGTCGGCGACCCCGTCGTGCGCTCCCGCGAAGCAGGGCCGCTTCATGCACATCGCCCAGCTGACGTGGCAGGACAGCGTGCCCCGCATCACCCCGCTCGCGCCGCGCTGA